A region of uncultured Anaeromusa sp. DNA encodes the following proteins:
- a CDS encoding polysaccharide biosynthesis protein: MTQEKSTSNRLLKGTLILTAAGMVVKVIGSLNWIILSRVLGGEGIGLYQMAFPLYLLALSLSTAGIPVAISILTAEKIAKNDVLGRRQLFRASFCFLTATGLILSLAMYWGAAWLIDAGFIRDSRAYYSLLALSPAVFLVTLIAGLRGYLQGWQYMTPTAVSQIVEQLFRVLAMLFFASLLLPQGLAFAAGGASLGAAAGAAAGLAVLLYYFARLRRQEDTLSAASTSTLQPAESLGRLFKRLFKLALPVSLASLMLPVVANLDLLIVPVRLEAAGYSITQATELFGYLTGMGVPLVNLATMMTAALATSIVPSVSAVAALGQRQEVQERITTAIRMTNLVIFPASGALYVLAVPVATVVYGAPQAGDVIQVLAFGVYLLGVHQVTTGVLQGLGRPTLPVVNMGLAAVVKIVLNYILTAIPSLGICGAAWATNADFGVAALLNYYWISRHTGFRTDWAELSKTILATLLMSAALYEALACLLQYGIPIAWLLLPLILLATVLYAAILLACGGLTLADAERVPFLGHRLATLLLRIGLKK; the protein is encoded by the coding sequence ATGACACAAGAAAAAAGTACCAGCAACCGACTGCTCAAGGGCACTTTGATCCTTACCGCCGCAGGCATGGTTGTTAAGGTCATCGGTTCTCTCAACTGGATTATTCTTTCTCGCGTCCTCGGTGGTGAAGGCATCGGCCTCTACCAGATGGCTTTTCCACTGTATCTGTTGGCCCTGAGTCTTTCCACTGCAGGCATTCCTGTCGCCATTTCCATCCTTACCGCCGAAAAAATTGCCAAAAATGACGTCTTGGGACGGCGACAGCTTTTTCGGGCGTCCTTTTGCTTTCTTACCGCCACAGGCCTGATTTTAAGCTTGGCGATGTACTGGGGCGCAGCTTGGCTTATTGACGCCGGCTTCATTCGTGACAGTCGCGCTTATTATTCTCTTTTAGCCTTATCTCCAGCCGTTTTTCTGGTCACCCTCATAGCTGGTCTGCGCGGCTATCTGCAGGGCTGGCAATACATGACTCCTACCGCGGTTTCACAAATCGTCGAACAGCTTTTCCGAGTCCTGGCTATGCTTTTTTTTGCCAGCTTGCTCCTGCCCCAAGGCTTGGCTTTCGCCGCCGGCGGCGCCAGTTTGGGCGCAGCTGCCGGAGCCGCTGCCGGATTAGCGGTGCTGCTCTACTATTTCGCCCGCTTGCGCCGCCAAGAAGACACCCTATCGGCAGCAAGCACCTCGACTCTACAACCGGCAGAATCCCTGGGACGACTGTTTAAACGCCTTTTCAAATTGGCCTTGCCCGTATCCCTAGCCAGCTTAATGTTGCCTGTTGTTGCCAACTTAGACTTGCTCATCGTGCCGGTCCGTCTAGAAGCGGCTGGCTATAGCATCACCCAAGCCACCGAACTGTTTGGCTATCTCACCGGTATGGGCGTTCCCTTGGTAAATCTAGCTACGATGATGACCGCCGCTCTGGCTACCAGTATTGTACCATCCGTCTCTGCCGTCGCCGCCCTGGGCCAGCGGCAGGAAGTGCAAGAGCGCATCACCACGGCCATACGCATGACGAATCTCGTCATTTTCCCCGCTTCCGGCGCTTTATATGTGTTAGCTGTACCGGTAGCTACTGTTGTTTATGGGGCACCGCAAGCAGGAGATGTTATTCAGGTACTGGCTTTTGGCGTTTACCTCTTGGGCGTACACCAGGTCACTACCGGCGTTCTTCAAGGGCTGGGCCGCCCAACACTGCCTGTAGTCAATATGGGCTTGGCCGCCGTAGTAAAGATCGTTCTTAATTATATTCTCACCGCCATACCTTCGCTGGGCATCTGCGGCGCCGCCTGGGCCACCAATGCGGATTTCGGCGTTGCCGCCCTTCTTAACTACTATTGGATTTCCCGTCACACCGGATTTCGCACGGATTGGGCGGAGCTGAGCAAAACCATCCTGGCTACGCTGCTCATGTCTGCTGCACTCTATGAGGCACTCGCTTGTTTGCTGCAATATGGCATTCCAATTGCTTGGCTTCTGCTGCCGCTGATTCTCTTAGCGACAGTCTTGTATGCCGCTATTCTGCTGGCATGCGGCGGCCTGACTTTGGCCGACGCCGAACGCGTTCCCTTCCTGGGGCATCGCCTGGCAACCCTCTTGCTGCGCATAGGGCTAAAAAAATAA
- a CDS encoding DUF2325 domain-containing protein encodes MSVMVVGGDYLGVIEKNLYSLGVSELLHVDGRKGGKKGRVHIPQQVACVLVFTDYINHNTAKLIKGAAKLQGVPSFFSKRSWGAMEASNIQTELLNLQAKQQAGR; translated from the coding sequence ATGTCGGTAATGGTAGTAGGCGGCGATTATTTAGGTGTAATTGAAAAAAATCTATATTCTCTTGGGGTTAGTGAACTTCTCCATGTGGATGGCCGCAAGGGCGGTAAAAAAGGCCGGGTCCATATTCCTCAACAAGTAGCTTGTGTTCTTGTATTTACTGATTATATTAATCACAATACGGCGAAATTGATTAAAGGCGCAGCTAAACTACAGGGCGTTCCTTCTTTTTTTAGTAAGCGCTCCTGGGGTGCGATGGAAGCAAGCAATATTCAGACGGAATTGTTGAATTTGCAGGCGAAGCAACAAGCTGGGCGATGA